From a single Nostoc edaphicum CCNP1411 genomic region:
- a CDS encoding 3-isopropylmalate dehydratase large subunit — translation MSFNQLRRQGKITIPRSFTPPRPMTLVEKLLAKASGNSYVQPGEVVFAQVDLALSHDAVAGPVAKIFYQEYGEGAKLWDSQKVVLVADHFIQVNDIRADHKAHVMYDQMIQFAKVQGCHLFDMVSPGEAAGICHVLLPEKGFVRPGMLIAGTDSHTCTYGALGAFSTGVGTTDMANIYATGDMWIRVPPTLVFELSGTLSPKISAKDIILFILGKIGCAGATSKVIEFRGSILAQLPFDERLTLANMAVECGAICGLIVPDEVTREYLKNRTSQEFVEISGDADAEYEKVYQFDLSDLEAQVARPPKPDQVVAISQLEDIPITKAFIGSCTGGKLYDLAQAAEVLHGRQLADGVNLFIVPATIEIREQAQELGYLDIFEQAGAQILKTGCGACINSGLGVLAKEEAGIYATNRNFKGRSGDPTGKNYLASPRTVAISAVNGKISDRFD, via the coding sequence ATGTCTTTTAATCAGCTGCGTCGTCAGGGTAAAATCACCATTCCTCGCAGCTTCACCCCGCCACGCCCCATGACTTTAGTCGAAAAACTCTTAGCTAAAGCCTCTGGAAATTCCTACGTCCAGCCAGGAGAAGTGGTTTTTGCCCAGGTCGATTTAGCCTTATCCCATGATGCTGTAGCCGGGCCTGTGGCCAAGATATTTTATCAAGAGTATGGAGAAGGAGCAAAGTTATGGGACTCCCAAAAGGTAGTTTTAGTAGCCGATCACTTTATCCAAGTCAACGACATCCGTGCTGATCACAAAGCTCATGTCATGTATGACCAGATGATTCAGTTTGCTAAAGTCCAAGGATGCCACTTATTTGATATGGTTTCCCCTGGTGAAGCAGCGGGCATCTGTCACGTTTTACTCCCAGAAAAAGGGTTTGTCCGACCAGGAATGCTGATTGCTGGTACAGATTCCCATACCTGCACCTACGGAGCATTGGGAGCCTTTTCCACAGGAGTAGGAACCACCGATATGGCTAATATTTATGCCACAGGAGATATGTGGATTCGTGTTCCTCCAACCCTAGTATTTGAGTTGTCTGGAACCTTGTCTCCTAAAATTAGTGCCAAAGATATTATCCTATTTATCCTCGGAAAAATCGGCTGTGCTGGCGCGACCAGTAAGGTAATAGAGTTTAGAGGGTCAATCCTTGCACAACTACCCTTTGATGAACGATTAACTCTAGCCAACATGGCTGTAGAGTGTGGTGCAATATGTGGTTTGATTGTTCCTGATGAGGTGACACGTGAGTATTTAAAAAACCGAACTTCACAAGAATTTGTAGAAATTAGCGGCGATGCTGATGCTGAGTATGAAAAGGTTTATCAATTTGACCTTAGTGATTTAGAAGCACAAGTGGCACGTCCCCCAAAACCGGATCAAGTAGTTGCCATTAGTCAATTAGAAGATATTCCGATTACCAAAGCTTTTATTGGCTCTTGTACTGGGGGTAAACTCTACGATTTAGCTCAAGCAGCCGAAGTTTTGCACGGTCGCCAACTGGCAGACGGTGTAAACTTGTTTATTGTACCTGCAACCATTGAAATTCGAGAACAAGCCCAAGAGTTAGGTTATCTCGATATTTTTGAACAAGCAGGAGCACAAATTCTCAAGACAGGTTGTGGGGCTTGTATCAATTCTGGACTTGGGGTTTTGGCAAAAGAAGAAGCAGGGATTTATGCAACCAATCGCAATTTTAAAGGACGTAGCGGCGATCCAACGGGCAAAAATTATTTAGCCTCACCAAGAACAGTGGCTATCTCTGCTGTAAATGGGAAAATTAGCGATCGCTTTGATTGA
- a CDS encoding isocitrate/isopropylmalate dehydrogenase family protein produces MGSLSKPSYRIVAILGEGIGSEVVEASLKILQHVAKIEGFTLQVDYGWLGATAFEELGSYFPQATAELCDGADGIVFGAVTQGGLLELRKHFDFFCNLRPIRSVKSLVHKSSLRPEKIQGIDILIVRELVSGIYFGPSGRGSDDKGDYGYHTMRYYDEEIRRIARKALEQAQYRRGLLTVAHKENALPYLPWTRLVEEEAKEFPGVVIEPMLVDNLAMQMVLNPQRFDVILAGNLFGDILSDIGGALIGSIGLLGSASLNADGFGLYEAIHGTAPDIAGKGIANPLGTLGACILMLQQWGEVRAAQLIIAAQDRILAKGYRTADLFSQGEEILVNTATLVDLLLEELSVVQHSQLGVLHESCK; encoded by the coding sequence ATGGGGTCTTTAAGTAAGCCATCTTATCGGATAGTCGCCATTCTTGGGGAAGGAATTGGGTCAGAAGTTGTGGAAGCTTCCTTAAAAATTCTGCAACACGTCGCTAAAATTGAAGGATTTACCTTACAGGTAGACTATGGCTGGCTTGGCGCAACTGCCTTTGAAGAACTGGGTAGTTACTTCCCTCAAGCTACCGCCGAACTGTGCGATGGAGCCGATGGCATTGTATTTGGTGCAGTTACTCAAGGCGGACTACTAGAACTCCGAAAGCATTTCGACTTTTTTTGCAATCTTCGTCCGATCCGTAGCGTTAAAAGTCTCGTACATAAATCTAGTCTTCGACCAGAGAAAATTCAAGGAATTGATATTCTCATCGTTCGAGAACTGGTCAGTGGAATCTATTTTGGCCCATCTGGACGCGGCTCAGATGATAAGGGAGATTATGGTTATCATACGATGCGCTATTACGATGAAGAGATTCGTCGAATTGCTCGCAAGGCTTTAGAACAAGCCCAATACCGCCGAGGATTACTCACCGTAGCCCACAAAGAAAATGCCTTGCCTTATTTGCCTTGGACTCGTCTAGTGGAAGAAGAAGCCAAAGAGTTTCCTGGCGTTGTTATCGAACCAATGCTGGTAGATAACTTAGCTATGCAAATGGTTCTGAATCCCCAACGGTTTGATGTAATTTTAGCGGGCAATTTGTTTGGAGATATTCTTAGTGATATTGGTGGTGCATTAATTGGCTCAATTGGTTTATTAGGATCGGCGAGTCTTAATGCTGATGGATTTGGTTTGTACGAAGCGATTCATGGTACAGCCCCAGACATTGCTGGGAAGGGAATTGCTAATCCTCTTGGCACCCTTGGAGCTTGTATTTTAATGCTTCAACAATGGGGGGAAGTGCGGGCTGCCCAACTAATTATTGCAGCGCAAGACCGGATTTTAGCTAAGGGATACCGAACAGCTGATTTATTTAGCCAAGGAGAAGAAATTTTAGTCAATACTGCAACATTAGTTGACCTTTTACTTGAAGAACTTTCAGTTGTGCAACATTCTCAATTAGGAGTGCTTCATGAGTCATGCAAATAA
- a CDS encoding patatin-like phospholipase family protein, translating to MTKQVYSQSVLTFDGQDDYIDFGKNDFSGVFAQGSSAFTISGWVNPHQLTDKATTYGTRNVFFARSSDRYSDNFEFGISESGNLDVFIDETLEKKIKTFGNGELTIGQWHFFAIVFNKGQLSIYLDENEYFGYFTGDSLNKATSSVTLGATLHNNIYFTGQLANISVWNYPCPPAEIQRHRDQPLVGNEQGLVAYWRLNEGQGKTVKDQTENGLDGNLRGNPSWDVAQLPFGITQSSNESEPQEQTASSSEERNLAEPESQSVAEVISVEVVAVSETELQQESVEVPPILETGIPTQTTTVLAPEERHPKAKKGTKRQSEKSANIQTPQPKEEKAETVPVDIQQQTLTQERSPKTMNTKANPKYKILAIDGGGIRGIIPALVLAEIEKRTQKPIFSLFDLISGTSSGGILALGLTKPRLDLEATDSLPTAQYSAEDLVQIYLEYGAEIFYEPFWEQILGQLEDIFVQPKYSSEGREEIIRQYFGDTPLENNLKEVFVTSYDIEQRIPIFFTNKIEKQQTESKRFRKLCSGFTLTDAALATSATPTYFAPYRVASSHNTNGFYTLVDGGVVANNPANLAILEAQISRQENKQVLNTDDVLIVSLGTGSLTSVYPYEEVKKWGLLQWANPLLNIVLDGGSEVVAGELERLFEANSKGSKSSYYRFQTFLKSELEAIDNAKPENLRQLQTLANTLIQEKSKEIDELISILLT from the coding sequence GTGACAAAGCAGGTATATAGCCAATCAGTTCTGACATTTGATGGACAAGATGATTACATAGACTTTGGCAAAAATGATTTTTCTGGTGTTTTTGCTCAAGGAAGTTCGGCCTTTACGATTTCTGGATGGGTGAATCCTCATCAGCTAACAGATAAAGCCACTACATACGGCACGCGCAATGTTTTTTTTGCTCGTTCTTCAGATCGATATAGTGATAATTTTGAGTTCGGCATCAGTGAATCAGGGAACCTAGATGTATTCATTGATGAGACTCTTGAGAAGAAAATTAAAACTTTTGGCAATGGAGAATTAACTATCGGACAATGGCACTTCTTTGCCATTGTTTTTAATAAAGGTCAACTGAGCATATATCTTGATGAGAATGAGTATTTTGGGTACTTTACAGGTGACTCTTTAAATAAAGCAACTAGTTCTGTGACACTGGGCGCGACTTTACACAACAACATATATTTCACAGGTCAATTAGCGAATATTAGCGTCTGGAATTATCCCTGTCCCCCAGCGGAAATTCAAAGGCATCGCGATCAGCCTTTAGTTGGGAATGAACAAGGATTAGTCGCTTACTGGAGATTAAACGAAGGACAAGGAAAAACTGTAAAAGACCAAACTGAAAATGGTCTTGATGGAAACTTGCGTGGCAATCCTAGTTGGGATGTCGCACAACTTCCATTTGGAATTACACAATCATCGAACGAGAGTGAGCCACAAGAACAGACAGCGAGTAGTTCCGAGGAGAGAAACCTTGCGGAGCCAGAAAGCCAATCTGTTGCAGAAGTTATCTCCGTTGAAGTAGTTGCTGTCAGTGAAACCGAGTTGCAGCAAGAGTCCGTTGAGGTTCCTCCAATTCTAGAAACTGGCATCCCAACCCAGACAACAACTGTGTTAGCGCCAGAGGAGCGTCACCCAAAGGCAAAAAAAGGGACAAAAAGACAGAGCGAAAAATCTGCAAACATTCAAACTCCCCAGCCAAAAGAGGAGAAAGCCGAAACAGTTCCAGTCGATATTCAACAGCAAACATTAACTCAGGAGCGATCGCCAAAAACTATGAATACGAAAGCTAATCCCAAATACAAAATACTTGCTATTGATGGCGGCGGTATTCGGGGCATTATCCCAGCCCTGGTACTAGCAGAAATTGAAAAGCGGACACAAAAGCCGATTTTTAGTTTGTTCGATTTAATTTCTGGCACTTCCAGCGGCGGAATTCTGGCACTCGGATTAACCAAACCCCGATTAGACTTAGAAGCCACTGATAGCTTACCCACCGCCCAATACAGCGCCGAGGATCTAGTCCAAATATATCTTGAGTATGGGGCTGAGATATTTTACGAGCCATTTTGGGAACAAATACTCGGTCAACTAGAAGATATATTCGTCCAACCAAAATATTCTTCTGAGGGGAGAGAAGAAATTATCAGGCAATATTTTGGCGACACTCCTCTAGAAAATAATCTCAAAGAAGTTTTCGTAACTAGCTACGATATCGAGCAGCGAATTCCCATATTCTTTACTAATAAAATCGAAAAGCAACAGACAGAATCGAAAAGATTCCGCAAGTTATGCTCAGGTTTTACCCTCACAGATGCGGCATTAGCAACTAGTGCAACTCCGACTTATTTTGCTCCCTATCGCGTTGCCAGTTCCCATAATACCAACGGTTTCTATACTTTAGTTGATGGCGGAGTAGTCGCTAATAATCCAGCTAATTTGGCTATTTTAGAAGCGCAAATTAGTAGACAAGAAAATAAACAAGTTTTGAATACAGATGATGTCTTGATAGTATCCTTGGGTACCGGTTCCCTGACGAGTGTTTACCCTTATGAAGAAGTGAAAAAATGGGGACTATTACAATGGGCAAACCCGCTGTTAAATATTGTGCTTGATGGTGGCAGTGAAGTAGTAGCTGGAGAATTAGAAAGGTTGTTTGAGGCTAATAGTAAAGGTAGTAAAAGTTCTTATTATCGATTTCAAACATTCTTAAAAAGTGAACTCGAAGCAATAGATAATGCCAAGCCAGAAAATCTGCGGCAGTTACAAACTTTAGCTAATACACTGATTCAAGAAAAAAGTAAAGAAATCGATGAGTTGATTAGTATTTTATTAACCTAA
- a CDS encoding DUF6014 family protein has product MTIIFADKQELAKQIVQYIKQDEIAIAVKKLRQQAKNSCELPPTWLLNTADALENNDWSILSEGFINMDFIGKNGYFLIIAPYQINRQCQSQVTLSAIYGKMHDNSQPSIEQLENLSREKFGTLSQPIPRNLSFTEIASCGNVSGEISEAFIVPNGWSFPNSVCGPALNNASEQRRRFLGSSRQCIQKVFEHETANLLLGPLEDEINSERYRHIDTQVHEAGHASGLGFDFKVKHNLFQNYAYAGVEEWRSDSLGFEFAACILPAQEAGKLVAVNFCIRFGLDAHRLGGIEKDTDVYASLISLEHLFQSDAIYITKKGQLALRNLSYPGLLQAVELHRTQALSLTRRELNLKSPTGIFYLYKIDIHPSTQSIFQGLVMERCQGIWAELQ; this is encoded by the coding sequence ATGACAATAATATTTGCAGATAAACAAGAATTAGCCAAACAAATAGTTCAATATATTAAGCAAGATGAAATTGCCATTGCTGTCAAAAAACTGCGTCAACAGGCGAAAAACTCTTGTGAACTTCCTCCAACTTGGCTACTCAATACAGCAGATGCTTTAGAAAATAACGATTGGAGTATCTTGTCTGAAGGCTTTATTAATATGGATTTTATTGGTAAAAATGGTTATTTCTTGATAATCGCACCTTACCAAATAAATCGACAATGCCAAAGCCAGGTAACTTTAAGTGCAATTTACGGCAAAATGCACGATAACTCTCAGCCATCTATTGAACAATTAGAAAATCTGAGTCGCGAAAAATTTGGAACCCTAAGCCAACCAATTCCAAGGAATCTTTCTTTTACCGAAATTGCTAGTTGCGGTAATGTCAGTGGTGAAATTAGTGAAGCCTTCATCGTCCCAAATGGATGGTCATTTCCTAACAGTGTTTGTGGCCCAGCATTAAACAATGCAAGCGAGCAGCGACGACGTTTTTTAGGTTCTAGTCGCCAATGCATTCAAAAAGTATTTGAACATGAAACAGCAAATTTACTATTAGGCCCCTTAGAAGACGAAATCAATAGTGAACGCTATCGCCATATAGATACTCAAGTTCATGAAGCAGGACATGCTAGTGGTTTAGGATTTGACTTCAAAGTAAAGCATAATCTCTTCCAAAACTATGCCTATGCTGGTGTAGAAGAATGGCGATCTGATAGTTTAGGGTTTGAGTTTGCAGCTTGCATTTTACCTGCTCAAGAAGCTGGGAAGTTGGTAGCTGTCAATTTTTGCATTCGCTTTGGCTTAGATGCTCACCGTTTAGGAGGCATAGAAAAAGATACGGATGTATATGCTAGCCTTATAAGCTTAGAACATCTTTTTCAAAGTGATGCTATATATATCACTAAAAAAGGTCAATTAGCTTTACGTAATTTGAGTTATCCAGGTTTACTCCAAGCCGTTGAACTCCATCGGACACAAGCATTATCTCTTACCCGAAGAGAGTTAAACCTTAAAAGTCCTACAGGTATTTTCTATCTGTACAAAATAGACATTCATCCATCAACTCAATCAATTTTTCAAGGGCTAGTTATGGAACGCTGTCAAGGAATTTGGGCAGAGTTACAATAA
- a CDS encoding ABC transporter ATP-binding protein/permease, whose amino-acid sequence MPTQAVQAQPITNAFSSFTQFWEDVKAIAGPYWYPTKPGDRTFPDVLRAWGMLILLILLIIGLVGVTAFNSFVGRYLVDSLIQDRDYDKFLNTLAVNIVGLVLVTLLVGFSKFVRKKIALDWYKWLNNHILDKYLSNRAYYKINFKADLDNPDQRLSQEIEPVTNSALSFSATFLEKVLEMTTFLIIVWSISQQIAVVLLAYTIIGNFIAVYLNQTLSKINQEELEFKAEYNYSLTHVRNHAESIAFFQGEKQELNIIGRRFSNLINNTERKISWERGTEIFSRGYQSVIQIFPFLVLAPLYIRDEIDFGQLGQAALACNMFAVALGQLINEFGTSGRFSSYVDRLAEFSNSLEEVTKQPENVSTIKTIEENHLAFEHVTLQTPNYEQVIVENLSLSVESGESLLIVGPSGRGKSSLLRAIAGLWNAGTGRLVRPPLEQVLFLPQRPYIILGTLREQLLYPHTNRPMSDRELKEVLQQVNLQNLLSRVDGFDTEVPWENILSLGEQQRLAFARLLITHPSFTILDEATSALDLDNEESLYQKLRETKTTFISVGHRESLFNYHQWVLELSQDSSWQLVTVEDYRRQKATEIATNPPENTEIIIDVLPNNQSQNPPELGTITGTIAGLSHKEMQELTDYSLASIRSRASLGKSTTGKDGFTYRYNKDSKVLKWVKI is encoded by the coding sequence ATGCCAACCCAAGCTGTTCAAGCTCAACCCATAACAAATGCTTTTTCAAGTTTTACTCAATTTTGGGAAGATGTAAAAGCGATCGCAGGCCCTTACTGGTATCCAACAAAGCCCGGTGATAGAACATTTCCAGACGTTCTTCGCGCCTGGGGAATGCTTATTCTTCTGATATTACTAATAATCGGGCTTGTGGGCGTAACTGCTTTTAATAGTTTTGTTGGTCGCTATTTGGTCGATAGTCTTATTCAAGACAGAGATTATGATAAGTTCCTTAATACCTTAGCAGTTAATATTGTTGGGCTAGTCTTAGTAACCCTGTTAGTAGGATTTTCTAAATTCGTCAGAAAAAAAATTGCTCTGGATTGGTACAAATGGCTAAACAATCATATTTTAGATAAATATTTGAGCAATCGTGCTTATTATAAAATTAACTTTAAAGCCGATCTTGATAACCCAGATCAACGCTTATCTCAAGAAATTGAACCTGTTACCAATAGTGCTTTGAGTTTTTCAGCTACTTTTTTAGAAAAAGTACTGGAAATGACAACTTTTTTAATAATTGTCTGGTCTATTTCCCAACAAATCGCTGTTGTTCTACTTGCTTATACGATCATAGGTAATTTTATTGCTGTTTACTTAAATCAAACATTGAGTAAAATTAATCAAGAAGAACTTGAATTTAAAGCTGAATACAATTATTCCTTGACTCATGTTCGGAATCACGCTGAATCGATAGCTTTTTTTCAGGGAGAAAAACAAGAATTAAATATAATTGGACGCCGATTTAGTAATCTGATTAACAACACGGAACGCAAGATAAGTTGGGAAAGAGGTACAGAAATTTTTAGCAGAGGATATCAATCTGTTATCCAAATCTTTCCCTTTTTAGTACTCGCGCCTTTATATATTAGAGACGAAATTGATTTTGGACAACTAGGACAAGCCGCTTTAGCTTGTAATATGTTTGCTGTTGCTCTGGGACAATTAATAAATGAATTTGGTACTTCAGGACGCTTTTCTAGTTACGTTGATCGTTTAGCTGAGTTTTCAAATTCTTTAGAAGAAGTAACTAAGCAACCCGAAAATGTCAGTACTATTAAAACAATAGAAGAAAACCATCTTGCTTTTGAGCATGTCACCTTACAAACGCCCAACTATGAGCAGGTGATTGTCGAAAACTTATCACTTTCTGTTGAATCGGGAGAAAGTTTATTAATTGTTGGGCCTAGTGGTCGAGGTAAAAGTTCTCTGTTAAGAGCGATCGCTGGCTTATGGAATGCGGGAACTGGTCGTCTGGTGCGACCGCCTTTAGAACAAGTCTTATTTTTGCCCCAACGTCCTTATATAATTTTGGGAACTCTGCGCGAACAGTTACTCTATCCTCATACAAATCGTCCCATGAGCGATCGAGAACTCAAAGAAGTTTTACAACAAGTTAATCTACAAAACTTGCTTAGTCGAGTCGATGGTTTCGATACAGAGGTTCCTTGGGAAAATATACTCTCCTTGGGAGAACAACAACGCCTTGCATTCGCCCGATTATTAATTACTCATCCTAGCTTCACTATATTAGATGAAGCAACAAGTGCTTTGGATTTGGATAACGAGGAGAGCTTATATCAAAAGTTACGAGAGACAAAAACAACATTTATCAGTGTTGGACATCGAGAAAGTTTGTTTAATTATCATCAATGGGTTTTAGAACTATCACAAGATTCTAGTTGGCAACTTGTTACCGTGGAGGATTATCGGCGTCAAAAAGCGACAGAAATAGCCACTAATCCTCCTGAAAATACTGAAATCATCATAGATGTTTTACCCAATAATCAATCCCAAAATCCACCCGAACTAGGGACAATAACAGGCACAATTGCAGGGCTTTCTCATAAAGAAATGCAGGAATTAACAGACTATTCCCTTGCCAGTATTAGAAGTAGAGCAAGCCTTGGTAAGTCCACTACTGGCAAAGATGGCTTTACCTACCGCTACAACAAAGACTCCAAGGTGTTGAAATGGGTAAAAATTTAG